A region of Astyanax mexicanus isolate ESR-SI-001 chromosome 23, AstMex3_surface, whole genome shotgun sequence DNA encodes the following proteins:
- the harbi1 gene encoding putative nuclease HARBI1 produces the protein MAIPIAVLDCDLLLHGRGHKTLDRFDIETVSDEFLLTTFGFPREFIYYLVDLLKEGLLRRTQRSRAISPDVQILAALGFYTSGSFQSKMGDAIGISQASMSRCVSNVTKALIEKAPEFIGFNRDEAAKQQSKEEFYRVAGIPNVVGVVDCAHIAIKAPNSEDSSYVNKKGFHSINCQLVCDARGLLLSAETHWPGSLTDRAVFNQSSVCKLFEEQVNHEGWLLGDNRYPLRKWLMTPVQSPETPADYRYNLAHTATHEIVDRTFRAIQTRFRCLDGAKGYLQYAPEKCSRIIQACCVLHNVSLQSGLDAWTFERTDTTDQSEEGNDSTEKVDLEALRVRQELIHNHFS, from the exons ATGGCAATTCCCATTGCAGTTCTGGACTGTGACCTGCTTCTCCATGGTCGTGGACACAAAACTCTTGATCGCTTCGATATTGAAACAGTGTCAGATGAGTTCCTGTTGACGACATTTGGTTTTCCACGTGAGTTTATCTATTACTTGGTGGACCTGCTGAAGGAGGGCTTGTTGAGGCGCACACAGAGGTCGCGAGCCATTAGCCCCGATGTTCAGATCCTTGCGGCTCTTGGATTCTACACGTCAGGCTCTTTTCAGAGCAAGATGGGTGATGCAATTGGCATCAGCCAGGCCTCCATGAGTCGCTGTGTTTCAAATGTCACCAAAGCTCTGATCGAGAAGGCGCCTGAGTTTATAGGCTTCAACAGAGATGAAGCAGCCAAGCAGCAGTCTAAAGAGGAGTTCTACAGAGTGGCTGGTATTCCCAATGTGGTCGGGGTTGTGGACTGTGCACACATAGCCATTAAAGCACCTAATTCTGAGGATTCGTCATATGTCAACAAGAAAGGCTTCCACTCCATTAACTGCCAGCTGGTGTGTGATGCCCGAGGGCTCCTGCTGAGTGCTGAGACGCACTGGCCTGGCAGTCTGACGGATCGGGCTGTATTTAACCAGTCCAGTGTGTGCAAGCTGTTTGAGGAACAGGTAAACCACGAGGGCTGGCTGTTAG GAGACAATCGCTACCCTCTGAGAAAGTGGTTGATGACCCCGGTTCAAAGCCCAGAGACCCCTGCAGACTATCGATATAACCTGGCTCACACAGCAACGCATGAAATCGTGGACCGTACATTTCGGGCTATCCAGACCCGCTTCCGATGCCTGGATGGAGCCAAAGGCTACCTGCAGTATGCTCCTGAGAAATGTTCTCGCATTATTCAGGCCTGCTGCGTGCTACATAATGTCTCACTGCAGTCTGGACTGGATGCCTGGACTTTTGAGAGAACTGACACCACAGACCAATCTGAGGAGGGAAATGACTCAACAGAAAAAGTGGACCTGGAGGCGCTGAGAGTCAGACAGGAACTGATCCACAATCACTTTAGCTAG
- the zgc:110699 gene encoding ras-related and estrogen-regulated growth inhibitor isoform X1 — translation MTDCGARRMSRAKLVVLGRDNCGKTALCVRFITKRFIGEYDHKKEVTYRCRKTVDKETIDLEILDTVNKACVSFIRGHFPSSLYATMEYLLWIWPTCAGAQVKMEECMGPASTSLESSIKWGDGFLIMYSVTDRSSFEAVSRLKRLIDHVKQTLGIPTVIVANKSDMENGRAVRTEEGQALARDLRCSFFEVSVAEGSSAVEAAFGQLIREVRLEFQRHLLAMDKRSRVLQMRHVLKNKLTRSKTMQW, via the exons ATGACAGACTGCGGGGCGCGGAGAATGTCCCGGGCTAAACTGGTGGTGCTCGGCCGGGATAACTGTGGCAAAACTG CTCTGTGTGTGAGATTCATCACCAAGCGTTTCATTGGAGAGTATGACCATAAAAAGG AGGTTACCTACAGGTGCCGCAAAACAGTGGACAAAGAAACGATTGACCTGGAGATTTTGGACACAGTTAATAAG GCCTGTGTATCTTTTATCAGAGGCCACTTTCCCAGTAGCCTTTATGCAACCATGGAGTACCTGCTGTGGATCTGGCCAACCTGTGCTGGGGCACAAGTGAAGATGGAG GAGTGCATGGGGCCTGCCTCCACCTCTCTGGAGAGTTCCATCAAATGGGGGGACGGGTTTTTAATCATGTACTCAGTGACGGACCGCAGCAGTTTTGAGGCCGTTTCTCGTCTGAAGAGGCTGATTGACCACGTTAAACAGACACTTG GAATCCCCACAGTGATTGTAGCAAATAAGAGTGACATGGAGAACGGGCGTGCTGTTCGGACAGAGGAGGGACAGGCTTTGGCCAGAGATCTGAG GTGTAGTTTCTTTGAGGTCTCGGTGGCAGAGGGCTCCTCAGCAGTGGAGGCAGCATTCGGGCAGCTGATAAGAGAGGTGCGTCTGGAGTTCCAGCGGCATCTGCTGGCCATGGATAAGCGTTCACGTGTGCTGCAGATGCGCCATGTGCTGAAGAACAAACTGACACGCAGCAAAACCATGCAGTGGTGA
- the zgc:110699 gene encoding ras-related and estrogen-regulated growth inhibitor isoform X2: protein MTDCGARRMSRAKLVVLGRDNCGKTALCVRFITKRFIGEYDHKKEVTYRCRKTVDKETIDLEILDTVNKECMGPASTSLESSIKWGDGFLIMYSVTDRSSFEAVSRLKRLIDHVKQTLGIPTVIVANKSDMENGRAVRTEEGQALARDLRCSFFEVSVAEGSSAVEAAFGQLIREVRLEFQRHLLAMDKRSRVLQMRHVLKNKLTRSKTMQW, encoded by the exons ATGACAGACTGCGGGGCGCGGAGAATGTCCCGGGCTAAACTGGTGGTGCTCGGCCGGGATAACTGTGGCAAAACTG CTCTGTGTGTGAGATTCATCACCAAGCGTTTCATTGGAGAGTATGACCATAAAAAGG AGGTTACCTACAGGTGCCGCAAAACAGTGGACAAAGAAACGATTGACCTGGAGATTTTGGACACAGTTAATAAG GAGTGCATGGGGCCTGCCTCCACCTCTCTGGAGAGTTCCATCAAATGGGGGGACGGGTTTTTAATCATGTACTCAGTGACGGACCGCAGCAGTTTTGAGGCCGTTTCTCGTCTGAAGAGGCTGATTGACCACGTTAAACAGACACTTG GAATCCCCACAGTGATTGTAGCAAATAAGAGTGACATGGAGAACGGGCGTGCTGTTCGGACAGAGGAGGGACAGGCTTTGGCCAGAGATCTGAG GTGTAGTTTCTTTGAGGTCTCGGTGGCAGAGGGCTCCTCAGCAGTGGAGGCAGCATTCGGGCAGCTGATAAGAGAGGTGCGTCTGGAGTTCCAGCGGCATCTGCTGGCCATGGATAAGCGTTCACGTGTGCTGCAGATGCGCCATGTGCTGAAGAACAAACTGACACGCAGCAAAACCATGCAGTGGTGA